The stretch of DNA GGAATTGTGATGAACCACGGAGGGGCAGTGCAGGTAAGCAGTCTTCCCTTTGAAAGGACGGTTTTTGATGTTTTTCTGCCCCTTGAAAAACAGGGTGCTGTATCTTCTGTCACATGTGGTGAAAGGGCAGGGAACGGGAAGGAGCGTCTTCTTTTTGTGGAGGATGATATGGATCAGAGGGAAACCGTTCCAAGAATTTTAAGGAATATGGGCTACAGGGTGGTTGTGGCCGGGACGGCCGATGAAGCACTCTTTCGCATGGAATCTTCGGAAAATATATTTGACCTTGTACTGACGGATTATGATATGCCCGGGACCGATGGTCTTCGCCTTGCCCATCGTCTGGAAAGCATGAATCCTGATCTGCCGGTGATTCTTGCCACCGGCGGAGGCATGGCGGAAACCCTTCAGCCCAGAGGGAATATCCGGGCTGTACTTTCCAAACCCTATAATCGTGATTCCCTGAACCGGGTAATCCGCAGCGTGCTGGATGCAGGACCCTGTTGAAAGGATGTGCCGTGGCGAATATTCTTGTAATTGATGATGATGTGGATTTCTGTGAGACCATGGCCAGCCTGATACAGAGAATGGAACATGGATTCCATGCCTTTTATACCCTTCGGGAAGGTGTTGCTTTTCTTTCTGAAACAATTGTGGATGTGGTGTTTCTGGATGTACGCCTGCCAGACGGTAATGGTCTCGATGCCATTCCCCGTATCAGGGCTTCCCTTGGAGATCCTGATGGGGCTGAGCTGGCCATTGCAGCCGGTGTCTGGGATTATCTGGTCAAGCCTTTTTCCGTAAAACAGACACGATTAAGTCTGGACAGAGCATTGCGTTACAGGCTTGAAAAGCAGCAGGCACGGGAACCGGAACCTTTGGATCTTTCCTCTGTGGTGGGAGAGGGGCCTGCAATGAAGGCCTGTTATACCCTGCTTGCACAGGCCGCGCGCAGTGACTCCAGGGTGCTGATCACAGGAGAAACCGGCACGGGAAAAGAGCTTTTTGCAAGGACCATCCATGATAACAGCAGCAGATCAAAGGGCGAGTTTGTGGTGGTGGATTGTGCTTCCATCACGGAAACCCTTTTGGAATCAACTCTTTTTGGACATAAAAAAGGTTCTTTTACCGGTGCGGACAGTGACCGGACAGGGCTTGTTAAAATGGCTGACGGAGGTACGCTTTTTCTGGATGAGGTGGGAGACATGCCCCTTTCCATACAGAAATCTTTCCTAAGGGTTTTACAGGAAAGACGTTTCAGGCCAGTAGGTGAGACCCGTGAGCTGACTTCAGATTTCCGTCTTATTGCCGCCACCAACCGCAATCTTCAGGAGATGGTGGAGGAAGGAAAGTTCCGTCAGGATCTTCTTTTCCGCCTCTGGACCATTTCCCTGAGGTTGCCGCCTTTGCGGGAAAGGGGCGCTGAAGATATACGGGGGCTGACCCGGGTCCATATCCGGAATCTTTGCCAGAAGGCTGGCGTGGCCATGAAAGAGCTTGCCCAGGATTTTCTTGATGTTCTGCTGGCCTATGAATGGCCCGGCAATGTACGGGAACTTTTTAATGTGCTGGAAGTGGCCTTTGTGGCTTCCCGTGAGAATAAAACCCTTTATGCCATGGATCTTCCCCCAGAGGTTAGAATCAGGGTGATGCGTGCGGCCCTTTCTGACGGGAGGGGAGCCGATGATATTCCTGAAATCAGAGTTTTATCAACTGAGCAGTCTTTATCTGCCATGGAAAATTTTCTTCCCGATTCTCTGCAGGGGGATCTTCCCACTCTGAAGGATTTTAAAGCGGAGATGGAGGCTTTATATCTGGATATTCTGATGAAAAAGACAGGGGGCAGTCCTCAGGAGATGATGTCTGTTTCCGGCCTCTCCAAGTCCCATTTTTATGCCTTGCTTAAAAAATACGGCCGGTCTTTGAAATAAGCCCGGCATCCAAAAAGGAGGGCAGAACCTGCTTTTTTGGTGTCATCTTTTTTTCCGGACTGACGGTATTTTTTCCGGGAAAAAATACCTTATATTTAAGTTTCGTCAGAGGAGAAGGTAGAACACTGTAAAGATGGAGGTATTTATATTTATGCCTAATGGTGAGGCTGTATGGGATGTGGTTTTTTAAGGTTTTGTTTTTTTATAGGGTTTTTATGGTTTTTTTAAATGGGGATTTAAGAGGATCTTCAGGGATGTGGGGAAAAACGCTGCTTTTTATCGGGTTGGCATTTGATTTGCAATGTTTATGATTTAAAGCCCCCAGAGGGGTCCCGCCGAGATTCTCGGTGGTGGAAACCAGCGTACCGGGTAGCCTGTCTGGCATGATCCCCATCGGCAGTTTTCCTCTGATTATCTTTTCTGAAATTATCCCTTCCCGATTTTTTTTCTTATCTTCAGGCAACCCCGGTGCTGGTATTCTCAATTATGATAAAACACCGGATATCCCCATAATAAAGGAGTGATCGCATGTTTAAGCATATTGTTCTTTTTCGTTTGAAAAAAAATGCCAGGGGCTTAAGTATGGAAGAAAATATTGCGGAGCTTAAATCCATGCTGGAGGCTTTGCCGGAAAAGATTGCCGATATCCGTTTTCTTGAAGTTGGTGTGGACATACTGGGAACAGGGCACAGCAGTCATGTTTCCCTTATTACGGAATTTGATGATGATGCGGCTTTTACCCGCTATGTGCAGCACCAGGATCACCAGAAGGTTCTGGCCTTCCTTCAGGGCGTGCTGGAAGAGCGGCGTGTGGTGGACTATACCGTGTAGTTCATCTGAATATAAAAAGTAGCAAGTATGAAAACGGCTTTCCTGGTAAAGGGAAGCCGTTTTATGTTTTGTGGCTTTTTATGGCAAGAACTTCACCCGCAAGGTACAGGGAGCCTGCTATGCAGATACAGCCGGTTTTTTTTGATAGGTTCATGGCCGTTTCAAGGGCATGGGAAACAGGCGGACAGATCTCAAAGGGCATTGTCTTGGGGAGTATGGGCGCCAGCTTTTCAGGATCAAGACTTCTCGGTGTATCGGGGCGGGTAAGTATGATCCGGTCAAAAAGCGGTGTGAGTAAATCCAGCATGGCCTTTGCATCCTTGTCTTCCAGTACGCCAAAAACAAGGATTCTGGGTTCAGGTGTTCTTTCTCTGATGTATTCTGCAAGGGCCATGGCAGCTTCAGTGTTGTGGGCTCCGTCCAGAATCACGGCTGGATTTGTGCTGAGCTGCTGGATGCGGGCGGGCCAGCTGCGGTCTGCAAGGCCCTTGTGGATGATGGCCTGAGGGATGTCTGAGGCAATGATTCCCCTTTCCACCAGAGTTTCAAGGGCTGCAATGGCAAGGGCCATGTTGGTGGCCTGATGGTTTCCGGCAAGGCCTGGGTTCAGGTTGGTATAAGTCCGTCTTCCTCTGTATGTGAAAAGGTCTTGCCCTGTATTTTCAATATGAAAATCCCTACCCATGATTTTTATGGGGCAATTGCAGGCTTTTGCCTTCTGCATAATGACATCAAGGGCTTCTGGCTGCTTAACGCCTGTAATAACGGGGACTCCCTGCTTTATGATTCCCGCTTTTTCTCCGGCAATGGCGGCGGTGGTGTGACCCAGAAATTCCCTGTGATCCATGCCTATGCTGGTTATGATGCATACAGCAGGCCTGCAGACGTTTGTGGCATCCCAGCGTCCTCCCATGCCCGTTTCCAGAACAGCCATGTCAACTAAAGCTTCTGCAAAGAGAAGAAAGGCCATGGCTGTGGTGAATTCAAAAAAGGTGGCGGGGTTTTCCCTGTCCTCTTTTTCCTCTATGGATGTTACAAGCTTTTTCAGCAGGGCCGGGGATGGATTCTGGCCGTTTATCTGAAAGCGCTCACCAAAGTGTATAAGATGGGGTGAGGTGTAAAGGCCTGTCTGCAGTCCTGCAGCCTGAAGAATGGATGCGGCAAGGGAAGCTGTGGAGCCTTTGCCGTTGGTGCCTGCCACATGTATGGCAGGAAAACGGTTCTGGGGGTTGCCCATAGTATGCAGCAGTTTCTGAATACCTTCAAGTCCGGGGCGGATGCCCATACGCTGCCGGTGATACAGATGGGAAAAATCGGGTTCCTGAAGGGTCATGACTAGGTCCGGATAAGGGGGGAAAAGAAAACCCGGACAGAAAATCCTTTATAGGACTTCTGCCGGGTCATGAAGCATCCGCGTAATTCATTTAATGGCTGGAAAACAGATCCGTCTGTCCATAATAGAACATATTCAATGTTTAACAGCAAAGAAAGGGCAGGAATTACCGCTTATACTTGCGTGCCGCAGCTATCCGCTGGCGGCGTTGTGCTTCCCGCTGCTTGCGGCGTTTGTATTCGCTGGGTTTCTCAAAGCTTTTTTTAAGCTTGAGCCGTTTGAAAAGGCCGTCGTTCTGGATTTTCTTCTTCAGAATCCGCATAGCCTTTTCGAGGTCGTTATCCACAACACGCACTTCGATTTCCTTCACGGTACATCGCCCCTTTCTTTCCGCAATTCCGAATAAGGAAAAAATCTCGGAACCCGGGTATTGAAAACCTTGTATAAAAATTATCTGTTGAATGCAATTGCCGATGGAACTGCATTTAAAAAACCATAGAAAGTTTTTTAAAAAACCGAAAACATATATCTTTTTTCTATGGTTTTGTAAAGAAGATAATCGGTGCTGGTGGTTTTTTTGGAAAAAAACTATGGAGATAAGCCTTTGCTTAAAAAATGCTGATTTTTATGAGGGACTTCTTTTCGAGATATTACGGGCTTTTGTTGGCAGAAGAGAGTCGCCATGGAAAGCTTTGGAGCAGGACGGGGAAAGGAGTTGTATCCCTTCCCCGTCGGTTCATCAAAGTTGAGCTATCAGGGCATCGGTTACTTCTGGAACGCTTTTGGAGCCGTCCAGAACGATGTATTTGGAGCCGTCCTGGGCAGCACGGTCTCTGAAGTAGTAGGCTGAGGCCAGTGTGCCTTCCTTGTCATCATAGTAGATGTCATGGCGCTTATCGATGGCACCTTCATCAATGTCGTCGGTGCGGGTGGAAAGGGCACCACCACATACCCGGCATTTACCGTCTTTGGGGGCAATGGCGGGAATATTGACATTGTTGGGATGATTGGGATCGTTTTCACACAGGCGACGGCCGATGAGGCGTCCTTTGGCAATTTCACGATCCAGATTAATTTCCACAACAAAGTTCAGCTTTATGCCAGCACTTTTCAGGGATTCGTCCAGTTTTTGGGACTGTACCGGGGTTCTTGGAAAACCATCCAGCAGCCAGCCGCCCTTGCAGTCTTCCCGCTGCAGGCGATCAAGGATCATGGGGATGGTGATGTCATCGGGAACCAGATCCCCTGCATCAATAAAGCTTTTGGCTTTCATGCCAAGCTCGGTACCACCTTTGATGTTTTCACGGAAAATAGCACCGGATTCAATGTGGGGTACTTTGTATTTTTCTTTGAGAATAGCACCCTGAGTGCCTTTGCCGCTGCCATTGGGGCCGAAAAAGAGAATGTTCATCTTAAAAAAAGCTCCTTTCATAAATAATTACAATGATAAAACGGGGGTATGATATAAAGCATTCCAGAAAGGTTGCACCTTGTGGGGTGCCAGTATCCTTCGGCTGGATAAAAAGCCTGATTTTTAAGTCAGCATACCTATTAGAAGCCGGGTCGCTTGTCAAGCTGCCAGCACAGACATAAAAAGGAAAAGACATTTTTTTCTAAAAAAAACTTGCAAGAGGGCAGGTTAAACCGCTATTAAACAAGTCTTGGATATCATGCTGTATCTGCGGAGGCTCTGGATGAAGAAATTTTATGGCATCTGAAGTTGTTAAAATTGCCATCACTGGTGGTGCGGGTTCAGGGAAATCTTCGGCCTGCCGTCTTCTTAAAGACATGGGGTTCCCTGTGGTGGATCTGGATCAGCTTGCCAGGAAGGCTGTGAGGCCCGGTGAGTCTGCTTACCATGCCATTGTGGCGGATTTTGGTCCCGATGCTGTGGGGAAAAACGGTGAGCTGAATCGGGGCTGGCTGAGGGAACGCATAACCCGTGATCCCGGAGCAAAGCAGCGGCTGGAGAAAGCAGTTCATCCTGTGGTGTACAGCATGCTGGATAGGGAGATGGAGCGTCATGCTGCTTCGGGTGGCAGGGCGGTGGTGGTTGAATTTCCCCTTCTTTTTGAAACCGGAAGGGAATCTTTTTTTGATCTCGTTATTGTGGTTTCCGTTCCGCCTGAGGTTCAGGTGGAACGCCTTATGAAAAGGGACGGGGTGGATGGAAAATCTGCAAAAGCACTGATCGGGATACAGATTCCGCTTAAGGACAAGGCCGCCAGGGCGGACCTGGTACTGGAAAACAGTGGATCATTGGAGGATATGACTCAATGTCTTGAAAGCTGGGTGGAAAATGGAGAACTTTTCCCCCTGGAGGTGAAATTTCCTTGACCAGTCAAAGCCATTGGGATATTAATTAAAAACTATTGCTTTTTTGATAAAGGCGATAGGGGAATATGGCTTTTTGATGCATTTCCTGCCTTTTGTCTTTTTACCCACAGATTATCGCTGCGCTCCTAATTCTTTTCGGAACAAACTGAATCGATTTTCGACACGTTTTTCCATAGAACAGAAAAACGGGTATCATTCCGGCCGGGAATGGATTTTTATGATCTGTGTCTGCGGCCCTGAATTCCCCACCCGGCAGTCTGGACGACAGGTCTTCCGGAAGGGATATCCATACATTCATTTTAAGGTGTGAAGGTTCATGAACATCACCGAGCTTAAGGAAATGAAGATCAAGGATCTGACCCGTCTTGCCAAGAAATTTAATATTGATGGCGCTGCGGGCTTGCGTAAGCAGGAGCTTATTTTTGCCCTGCTTCAGGCTCAGATTGAAAAAAATGGTCTGATTTACGGAGAAGGAACCCTGGAAATTCTGCCCGATGGTTTCGGGTTTCTGCGTTCCACGGATTGCAATTATCTTCCAGGTCCAGATGACATCTATGTTTCACCTTCCCAGATCCGGCGTTTTAATCTCCGGACAGGGGATACGGTGTCCGGGCAGATTCGTCAGCCGAAGGAATCAGAGCGTTATTTTGCTCTCCTCAAGGTGGAGGCCATCAATTATGAGGATCCCGAGATTGCGCGGGAAAAAATTCTTTTTGATAACCTGACCCCGCTGTATCCGGATAAAAAAATTCTGCTGGAAGGTGCCCAGGATAATTATTCCATGCGGATAATGGATTTGCTTACCCCCATTGGTTTTGGTCAGCGCGGGTTGATTGTTTCGCCTCCCAGAGCTGGCAAGACGGTTCTGATGCAGAATATTGCCAACTCCATCATTGCCCACCATGATGATGTGGTGCCCATTGTGCTGCTCATTGACGAGCGGCCCGAAGAGGTTACGGACATGGCAAGGAACGTGAACGCTGAGGTTATCAGTTCCACCTTTGATGAGCCTGCGGAACGTCATGTTCAGGTGGCTGAAATGGTAATTGAAAAGGCCAAGCGTCTTGTGGAGCATAAGAAAAATGTGGTGATCCTTCTGGATTCCATTACCCGTCTTGCCAGGGCATATAACTCGGTCATGCCTCCTTCGGGTAAAATTCTCTCCGGTGGCGTTGATTCCAATGCCCTGCACCGGCCCAAGCGCTTTTTCGGTGCGGCCCGGAATGTGGAAGAGGGCGGAAGTCTGACCATTATCGCCACGGCCCTTGTGGAAACCGGCAGCCGTATGGACGAAGTTATTTTCGAAGAATTTAAGGGTACGGGCAACATGGAGCTTGTGCTGGATCGTAAGATTGCCGACCGCAGAACCTTCCCTGCCATTGATATTAAAAGATCCGGTACCCGAAAAGAGGATCTGCTTCTGGGGCAGGATGTGATTAACCGTGTCTGGATTCTTCGTAAGCTTTTAAGTTCCCTGAATTCCATTGACAGCATGGAATTTTTGCTGGATAAGATGACGGGTACGAAGGATAACGTAGATTTTATGAACTCAATGAACGCATAACCATATCCCTTGGGATCATCAGGAGTTGACGATGAAAGAAGGCATTCACCCCGAATATGCAAAAACAACAATTACCTGTGCATGTGGCAGTGTTATTGAAACGGCATCCACAAAAAAACAGATCCGGGTAGAAATCTGCTCTGCCTGCCATCCTTTTTTTACTGGTAAGCAGAAGCTTGTGGATACCGAAGGACGTATTGATCGTTTCCGTAAGAAATATGGAAACTACCAGCAGCAGTTGGCTAAATAGTTTTTGTAAGTTATTATTTGCCCCGCAGATTTTTTTGCGGGGTTTTTTTCTATGGAAAAGTGTACGCCGGCATCCGCCGGTTTTCTTTTTGGAAAAAAATGCCTGTCTGAGTATTCCTGACTTTTGATTTTCACATATTTTCTTATGCTTTTCTGCCAAAAGGTCTGTGCAGGAAGTTTTAGAGTAGAGAAGTGTTGTGGATCATTGGGGAATGGGGGGCAGAAGTAAGGTGTGCCGGATGTTTGAAAAATTAGCGGGAGTAGAAGACCGGTTTATGGAGCTGGAGCGCCTGATGAGCGATCCTGCGGTTCTTGCTGACCGGGAGGGCTACCAGAAATTTTTGCGTGAGCATGCTGAAATATCGGAGCTTGTGACTGTATTCAGATCCTACCGGGACGTTGTCCGGGAGCGTGAGGAAAATGTCCTGCTTTTGCGGGATGCGGACCCTGAAATCCGTGAGATGGCCCAGGATGAGGCCCGTCGTCTTGAAGTCCTTGAGCTTCAGTTGCAGGGGGAATTGAATCAGCTTCTTGTGCCTAAAGATCCCAACGATGGTAAAAATATCATCCTTGAGATACGTGCTGGTACGGGTGGGGATGAGGCAGCCCTTTTTGCTGGGGATCTTTTTAGGATGTATGCACGTTTTGCGGAAAACAGCGGCTGGAAAGTAGAAATTCTGGATGCCAGCGAACCGGATGTTGGAGGTTTTAAGGAAGTGGTGGCCATGATTCAGGGCCGGGGTGTTTATTCGGTTATGAAATATGAGTCCGGCATCCACCGTGTGCAGCGGGTGCCTACCACGGAAACTCAGGGTCGTATCCATACATCTGCTGTGACCGTTGCTGTCCTGCCTGAGGCGGAGGATGTGGATGTCCATGTGGATGAAAAGGACTTGAGAATAGATACCTACCGGTCCCAGGGTGCCGGTGGTCAGCATGTCAACACCACTGATTCCGCCGTGCGTATTACCCATATTCCCACGGGCATTGTGGTGCAGTGTCAGGATGAAAAGTCCCAGCATAAAAACCGTCTTAAAGCCATGCAGGTTTTAAGGGCCAGAATGTATGATGCCCTGGTGCAGGAGCAGGCGGCAAAACGCTCTGCGGACAGAAAAGAGCAGGTGGGGACAGGGGACAGGTCCGGAAGAATCCGGACTTATAATTATCCCCAGAGCCGTGTTACGGATCACCGTATCGGCCTGACGCTTTATCGTCTGGATGCTGTTTTGCAGGGGGATATGGCACAGCTGGTGGATGCCCTGAGAACCCATTATCAGGCGGAGGCCCTTCAGCATGGCGGCGCATGAGCCGGAAAAAAAGGATACATGGGATGTTGGAAGGGTTCTTCGATGGACCACGGAATACTTTGCTACCCATGGCATTGACAGTCCCCGCCTGACAGCGGAGCTGCTTTTGGCCCATTGTCTGGGTACTTCCCGGCTCAATCTCTATCTGCGTTTTGACCAGCCCCTTAATCCATCGGAGCGTGAAGCTTTCAGGCATCTGATACGGCGAAGGTCATCAAGGGAGCCTGTGGCCCATATTGTCGGAGAGCGCAGTTTCTGGACTCTGGATCTGGAGACCGGTCCCCAGGCGCTGATTCCAAGGCCGGATACGGAAACCCTGGTCTCTGAGGCCCTGAAATATCTGCCGGAAGACAGGTCCTGTCGGGTTCTGGATCTGGGAACGGGGACGGGTTGTATTGCTCTGGCTTTGGCGTCGGAACGTCCTTTATGTACTGTTTTTGCAGTAGATATTTCCCTTGCTGCCTGCTTGCTTGCTCAAAAAAATATTCGGAATGCGGATCTCGTTTCCAGGGTTTTTCCTGTAACGGCCAGCTGGTGCGGGGCATTTAGGCGGGATGCGCTTTTTGATCTTGTTGTTTCCAATCCTCCTTATATTCCTACTGCCCACATGGCAGCCCTTGCTCCGGAAGTGAAAGATCATGAACCTCCCCTTGCTCTGGATGGAGGTGCTGACGGGCTTTCTGCCTATCGCGGCCTTGTTTCCGAGGTCAGGAATGTGCTGGTGCCTGGTTCTTATTTTCTGCTTGAAATCGGGTATGATCAGTATGAGTATGTATCTTCCTTGTTTGCAGAGACCGGGGATTATGATGTTTTCCCCTGCGTCAAGGATATGGCAGGTAAGGAAAGGGTTGTGGTTTTACGGCGCAAACTCAACTAAGTGCTTGCCGACAGGACTTGATATCTGATACTGATATCAGGTTAATGAAAAGTCTTTGAGTGAAAGGGCTTTCATGTAAGGTATTTTAACACGTCTTTGGATCCGGATCCCGGTGCCGCATGCGGTTGGACCCGGAAAGGAAGAGGGCGGCAGATCAACCAAAAGAAGCGGTTTGTAACCGCAGGAGAAGTGGTACATGGCGTATGTAACAATGAAGGAGCTGTTGGAAGCGGGCGTACATTTCGGACACCAGACCAAGCGCTGGAACCCTAAAATGAAGCCCTATATTTTTGGTGCAAGAAACGGGATTTATATTCTGGATCTCCAGAAGACCGTCCGTATGTTCCGCAAGGCCTATGATTTCGTTGCGGATGTGGGGGCCAGCGGAGAATCCATTCTTTTTGTAGGTACCAAAAAGCAGGCCAGAGAAGCAATTTATGAAGAAGCCAACCGCGCGGAAGCTTATTATGTACAGAACCGCTGGCTGGGTGGTATGCTGACCAACTTTCAGACCGTAAAGCAGAGTATCGAACGTCTGAAGTACCTGAAAGATATCCAGAATGATGGTTCCATCGAGCTTTTTCCCAAAAAGGAAAGGCTTTCCATGATCAAGGATCAGGAAAAGCTGGAATCCACACTGGGCGGGATTCAGAACATGACCCGTCTGCCGGGTTGCATGTTTATTGTAGACCCAAAAAATGAAGCCATTGCCATAAAGGAAGCCAAGCGTCTCGGTATTCCAACGGTTGCTGTGGTGGATACCAACTGTGATCCCGATGATATTGATTTTCCCATCCCCGGTAACGATGACGCCATCCGAGCCATTCGCCTTATCGCTTCCCGCATTGCCGACGCTTATCTTGAGGGTCGGGGTCGTTATGAAGAAAAAATGCATGCGGTCACTGATAAGGAAGAGGGCGACGCGCCTGTTTCTGCAGATATGAAACCCGGCGAGCGTAAGATTATTGCCGATGGCAGCGACGGACCTGTGATTGAAGTGATTAAAAAAAGCACGGAACCTGCTGCGGGTGAAGTTTCTGAGTAAGCAGGATCATGTTCATAGTTTTTAATCCATATATATAAGATATGATGTACAGCTCCGGAGAACCTGCGGAATTTGTAATGATTCGTTACAAGGTTCTCCGGGGATGTATAGCAGACATCAGAAAGGGTAGACGTTTCCATGGCGGAAATCAGCGCAGAAATGGTTAAGGAGCTTCGGGGAAAGACCGGGGCTGGTATTATGGATTGCAAGGCGGCTTTGAAAGAAAACGATGGTGATCTGGAAAAAGCTGTAGATTATTTAAGAAAAAAAGGTCTTGCGACGGCCAAGAAAAAGGCCGGAAGGGAAGCTTCCGAGGGACGTGTGGAGGCTTATATCCATATGGGTGGCAAGATCGGTGTTCTTGTGGAAGTGGGTTGTGAGACTGATTTTGTTGCCAAAAATGATGACTTTATTGATTTTTGCCGCAGCATTGCCATGCACATTGCGGCTTCGGCACCCATGGGACTTGCTGCTGAAGATATTCCAGCCGACGTTATTGCCCGAGAAAGGGATGTGTATCGTGGCCAGCTGCTGGAAGAAGGCAAGCCCGAGAACATGGTGGATAAAATTGTTGAAGGAAAAATCAATAAGTTTTATAAAGATGCCTGCCTTCTGTCTCAGCCCTACATCAAAGATCCCAAGCTGACGGTTCAGGATATTGTGAATGAGACCGTGGGCAAAATTGGTGAGAATATCGTGATCAAGCGGTTTAGCCGCTACCAGATTGGAGCCTGATACCTTGGAGCCCAGATATAAGCGGATATTGTTGAAGTTGAGTGGGGAAGCCCTTATGGGAGATCAGGGCTTTGGCATCCGTCCGGATATTCTGCAGTATGTGGCAGAGGAAATCCGCTCGATACATGATCTGGGCGTAGAGGTAGCGGTGGTGGTGGGCGGAGGGAATATCTTCCGTGGCATAGCCGCCAGTTCCTACGGTATGGATCGTGCTTCCGCAGACCATATGGGCATGCTGGCAACGGTGATAAATTCCCTTGCCCTTCAGGGAACTCTGGAAGGCAAGGGGCTTCAGACCCGTGTTCAGTCGGCCATATCCATGCATGAGGTCTGTGAGCCTTTTATTCTGCGACGGGCGGTGCGGCATCTCGAAAAGGGGCGCATTGTTATTTTTGC from Desulfobotulus mexicanus encodes:
- the rpsB gene encoding 30S ribosomal protein S2, with the translated sequence MAYVTMKELLEAGVHFGHQTKRWNPKMKPYIFGARNGIYILDLQKTVRMFRKAYDFVADVGASGESILFVGTKKQAREAIYEEANRAEAYYVQNRWLGGMLTNFQTVKQSIERLKYLKDIQNDGSIELFPKKERLSMIKDQEKLESTLGGIQNMTRLPGCMFIVDPKNEAIAIKEAKRLGIPTVAVVDTNCDPDDIDFPIPGNDDAIRAIRLIASRIADAYLEGRGRYEEKMHAVTDKEEGDAPVSADMKPGERKIIADGSDGPVIEVIKKSTEPAAGEVSE
- the pyrH gene encoding UMP kinase, whose amino-acid sequence is MEPRYKRILLKLSGEALMGDQGFGIRPDILQYVAEEIRSIHDLGVEVAVVVGGGNIFRGIAASSYGMDRASADHMGMLATVINSLALQGTLEGKGLQTRVQSAISMHEVCEPFILRRAVRHLEKGRIVIFAAGTGSPYFTTDTAAVLRAQEIHAEILLKATKVNGVYDSDPEKNKDAKLIKKLTYMQVLERQLQVMDMTAISLAMDNGLPLSVFDLLGKGNIARVVCGDESIGTLIR
- the tsf gene encoding translation elongation factor Ts is translated as MAEISAEMVKELRGKTGAGIMDCKAALKENDGDLEKAVDYLRKKGLATAKKKAGREASEGRVEAYIHMGGKIGVLVEVGCETDFVAKNDDFIDFCRSIAMHIAASAPMGLAAEDIPADVIARERDVYRGQLLEEGKPENMVDKIVEGKINKFYKDACLLSQPYIKDPKLTVQDIVNETVGKIGENIVIKRFSRYQIGA